The segment CTTTCCGTCTTTCAGAAATGGGACGAGGTTTAAGTCATTTCCGTAATAAACTCCGTCTTTGAATGCTGCCCAAATTTCTCCTTTGGAGGTAATGACAACCTTTCTACAAAATCCTTCACGAAGCTGTTTCCGTTCCCACTTTCTATCGACAGTAGGATGCAGTTTCGCGAGTTCTGTAACGGTTGCAATCAAAATGGTGTCGCCCTCCCACCGTACGAAGTCCTTTGCGTTTCCTCCAACAGATATTTCATCAATCTGTCCATTTTTCCAAATTGAAAAAGAACCACGTGCAGCTAGCAATTTCCCATCCTCAAACTGAAGTCGCTCAACTGTTCGGTGCATTCCATTTTTGGGCTCAAGGAATGGTCTGATCGTTTCCGATTTCGGATTGAATGTGATTACCGCACCATCAAAATTTCCCATCAGAATTTGGCCAGATGCATCTAAGGTCAGTGAGGTCGAATTGGACAACTTTTTGCCAAAAAGAGCTTTGCCGTAGGTGCGAATTCCGATGCTTGGCATTGCCAATATTCCGTTGTCCAAAGTGGTGAACCAAAGCGTTCCTTCACGGTCTTCCATCACGTCAGAAACACGCTGATCGGGGAAATAGGTTTTCGTTTCCGATCCATCAAACACCATGGCTCCAGCGTTAGTACATACCCAAAGTCTGTTCTGACGGTCGCTGCAGATTCGATTTACGCGAGCTGTGATCGGTTCGGCTTGAAAACCTTCAAAAAGTGCCACGCGATCTTCCTTTATCTCTAGCCAAACGGATTTCCCATTGCTTACCTGCTGCCAGAGAACGAGCGTCATTCCTTTCCATTTTGTAAAATAGCAACGGCCCTCAGAAAGCGTGGGGGAAATGGGAGCAAATGACAATGGAATGGCTTGACCAGTTATTGAATTTAGCTTATGAAACCCAGTTCCTCTAAAGTAAGTGATCACCTCACCCTGACCATCATTAAAGATTATGTCGATTTCTTGACGCTCGGAACCGGGAAGTTTGAAATGAGTGGTTTTACCGTTATCCGAGGCATGATAAATTCCATTGTCAGAACTGAGCCAAACTCCGTCTTGGCTTGTTCCAAAACTGGGAAATTGCTTCTGCTTTGACGACCAATCGACAAACAATTTTAGGCTGTCATTTTCAACTCGGAAAATCTGTCCAGTAAAGCTGCCGCACCACAGATTTCCCTTTGCATCCAACTCCAAATTGGAAAGTGCTCTACCGCTCATTTCCGGATTTGAGTATTGCTTGAATGCTGCGCCATCGTAGCGGAAAAGTCCTGCATTGCAGCCTATCCAGATGTAGCCTTCTTGATCTTGAAGAATGCGATAAACCTCCTTGCTGGGGATTTCATCGGGCGTCAAAGGATAGGAAAATGGCTGCTGTGCTAAAGCTGCAAAGCAGATCAGTATTCCAGTCAGAAATGAAATGGCCGTTTTCATCGCGGTTAAAAGTAGGGAGAGAAAAGAATTGAAACTCCAGACATCACCGTGTCGGATTGCCTAAAGGGTAGGGTTTTGGTGGGGTTAGTGGCAGGATTTGACCCGATAGCTTTGACATCACAAACTAAAACCCTTTTAACATGAAAACAACAATTACTTCAATTTTCAGCCTTTTTGCCTTGCCGCTTTTGGCACAGGTAACTATTGATCAAAGCAGTTTTCCTCGCCCAGCGGGATTCGTTGACAATGGAGTCCAAGCCGTGTCCAACGGAGTTGCGCTTCCAACGCATGGCGACAACCAAACTTGGGATTATGGTGGGTTGGTCTCTGCCCTTCCTACCACTACTGTTTATTATGATGCGAGTGGAGATTCAGATTTTCCAACCGCGTTGAACCACCGCGATCAGCAACTCAGCTTTCAAGGGTTTCCTATTCCGGCCAGCCTCTACGAAGCTGTTGATGCGGACGGATGGTACGAACAAGGCCGTGTGTTGCAAGAATCTATCAACTCTATTTCTTTTATGACAGGAGGAGCCAACGATGAACTCAATTTCCCTGCGCAGGTGCAGACATACGAAGGACGTTTAAATCTGCTGGATTTTCCTGTTCAGTATGAGGATACGTGGACTCAGAGCAATATCGAATACACTCAATTTGAGCTAACGGTCGCTGCGTATTCACTGAACAATACTCCTGGACAACAGAAACGCACCAACACGCACGTTAGAACTGTTGTGGGTCAGGGTCAACTTACCATTCCAGACGTAAACGGAAACCCTTCAGGTGCGTTGGATGCTGTACTTATTAAAGTGGAGCGTGCTGTTCTTGATAGCTTCTTTTTAGGCGGACAATTGGCTCCAGCACCGTTGTTGAATACATTCGGATTGACCCAAGGATCTATTTTCGAAGAGGAATATTACGTTTTCTATGTCCCTGGTTACATAACAACTGCGCTAAACATCAATCTTGATGAGCAAGGCGCTGTATCAACGGTGTTCTATCGTCCAGGTGCTGCCGAACTTTCTACTTCCATTGGAGATGACCTTTCTTTCAATGCGATGAAAATGTATCCGAACCCGGTTGCAGCAGGAGATGTGATGAACGTTGAACTTCAGGATAAAACTGATGCAACTACGATTGAATTGTTTGACATGACAGGTCGTCAAGTGTTCTCCACTCCGGTTTCAACCAGTTCAGGCGTTGCGCGAGTTGCACTCCCAACCAACCTTTCAGTTGGAATGTACAATATGGTTGTGCGAAGTGTTGATACTTCTGTTTTGAGTGTAAGTAAATTGATGGTGAAATAGTCAACCGATCAATAGGTCATTTTAAGCCCCGACCCGAAACTTCGGGTTGGGGCTTTTCATATAGCAACATGACAAGACAGACGTTTACATACAGTATCCTCAGTGGCATTCTGCTCGGATTAGCGAATAATGAGGTGTTCGGACTGCCGATGGCGCTTTTGGCGTGGGTTGCCCTCGTTCCGGTGTTGTTGGCATTGCGCCAAGCACAAGGATTCGTGGGCTATTTCTTCACGGGATATGTGTTCAGTCTGGTCTATCTTTTCATTGCCATGTTCTCGTTCCTCACCGCCTATTTCGTTGGAGGTGCGGTGCTCATTGCGGTGGGCGCGTTGCAGTTCAGCCTGCCGTTCGTGGTCAGCTATTTCTTGCAGAACAGAGTCGGTTGGAAACGGTCGCTGTTCATACTTCCGTTGCTGTGGCCTGTGGTTGAGTGGTTTGTGCTCGAATCAGCCCTTTCGATGCCGCTATTTGCCATGTACATCAGTCAGGCACCGATGCTGTGGCTGGTGCAGCATATCGACATTTTCGGCTACAGCGCCATTTCGTTTTGGCTGGTGCTACTGAACGTGCTGATCGCTATCGTCATTGCCGACACTTCCACCAACGCGACAGGAAAAGTGAGGTTGAAAAAGCTTTTCACCATTGCGTTTGCTATGTTCATGCCTCCGCTTGCTTATGCCTTTTTCATCCATTCTTCTTTAGAAGATAATTTGGACGAAAAGGTAACGGTGAGCCTCATCCAATCGGGCAATGCACCGCATCTGTTGGTCACGGATTCTGCCATGACGATGAACGTGATGAAGTATGCCGAATTAACCACATCGGCAGTAGAGCAATCCTCTTCCGATCTCGTGATTTGGCCAGAGGGCGCTATGCCTGTTCCGATTATAGAAAGGAAAGTTGCGCGCGAGCAATTGATGATCAATGTGCTGAAATGGAATACGCCTTTGCTCACAGGCTGTTTGGATAGGAAGCTTTACGAATCAGTTGAAGAAACACCCGCCTTGCAGCAATATCTTGATCGCGATTATGAGGTCTATAATTCTGCTGCAATGCTTACTCCTCAATTGGCTTGGCGCCATTTGAAAAATGGCCTCGATATAAGCAGTTTGAAATTATATCATAAGCAGCAACTGATGCCATTTACGGAGTATGTTCCGTATTCGGATAAGTGGCCGTGCTTATCAAAGCTGACAATTGATCTTGGCGATGGGGCCAATTTCAGTGCAGGAGAAGGACCTACATCGTTGCTTTTCGCCACGCGAGATGAGCGAGTTGTAAAGGTCAGCCCCATCATCTGTTGGGACATTTTCTATCCCTTGCCTTCGATAAAAGCAGCCCGAGAAGGCAAAAACTTCATCGCAGCACTCACCAACGAGAGCAGATTGGACGATTTGCCGACCATCGCCTATGAAGTAGAATGTTTCACACGACTCCGAAGCATTGAAACGAGGCGGTCCATTGCTAAATGCGGCACCACCGGACGAACCTTCTTCACCGACCCCTTCGGGCGGGTGTACGGGAAAGTGCCAACTCAGCAAGCGGTGAGTTCAACAGAAGAAGTGCAATTGTCTAAAACAAGAACAGTTTACAGTCGGTGGCCGCAGTGGTTTCCAATATTTTGTGCAATTGGAAGTGTGAGTATGTTCATCATCAGTTTCAAAACAGAGAACAAGTTTTTAGGATAAAGAATAGATTAGCTACACCAACATGGAAAAACAAATCCATAAACTAAATGAAGAAGCTTGGAGCCTTCGTATTAGCGATCGTTCCCGTTCTCATGAACTTGCTTCCGAAGCCTTGAAATTGGCAGAAGAGAGTAAAAGCAGGAATGAAATTCTTCAGGCGAAGCTCACACTGGCATCGGGAGCCAATTTCAGAATGGAATTGGATCTGTCGACAAAGCTGCTCGAGGAGGTGGATGTGTATATCCGCGATGAAACGCCAAGAACCATTGTGGCTCGATACCTTCACCAACGGTGTTACTGGCATTTTCAGAAGGCGGAGTTTCAGGAGGTGCTGAAAGTTGGTCGGGAAATGATCGAATTCATCAACGGCAAGGGTTTGCATGATGAGCGTGCATGGGTACTTACCACCATGGGCATTGTTCATCAAAGGATGGCGCAAAGCCATTTGGCATTGAACAGTTACCGACAAGCAGAGGAACTGCTGCAAAAGGTGGGAGACAGGTCGCAGCTATCGAACGTGAAAATGTCTATTGGTACCGCGCTGGGCGAACTGGAAAAAAAGGCCGAGGCGCAAGAAATGTTCAAAGAGGCTTTGAACCTGCGTTTATCTGTGGGTGGCGATTTTCATGCTGGAATGATCATTGGCAATATGGCCAAGATCTACTATCAGACAGGCGATTATCCGAAGTCGCTCCTACGCTGGGGCGAAGCCATTGAGCTCTTGCGTAAAGCGGGCGGCATGCCTTTTTGGGCGCAAAGCGTTGCCGGTCGAGCGGATACATTAAGGGCAATGGGTAAGATCGAGGAAGCTGAAACCGAGCTGAAAGGGGCAATTGAAGAGTCAGACAAGATTCCCGCACTCATCCTTATAAACGTACACATGGCTTTGGCGCGCATTTATGCCGACTCGCAACGTTGGGAGTTTTCGCTCAACACATTGAGAGATGCGGAAGCGCTAGTCACAGAATCGACCGACCACAGCCAGCTTTTTGACCTTTACACTGGTTTTCACATGGTTTTCAAAGCGCTTGGAATTACCAACGAGGCTCTGGAATATCACGAACGAATGTATTACCACCGCGAACGACATCTCAATGAGCTTAGCCTCAAACGCTTGGCAGAATGGGAAGCCTTGTACGATTTGCAGCGCACGCGCGAACGAGACCGTAAACTGTTGGAGAAGACCAAAACCATGCAGGAGGAACTGGCGGAAGTTATCAATGAGCGTGATGCACTACTTGATCGGGTTTCTAAATGCGACACACTGCTGGATGAGATGCTCGCGCTCATTCCAGCCAAAGCCAAGGGAAGGATTGAGCGTCTGGTGCGGAATGCACGGAAATTAGAGCAAGACCAGATTTCTGACGCAGTGCTTCAGACACGCATTTCTGAAGCGCATCCTACGTTGACGGTGGCCGAATTGCGCACCTGCACCATGATTGTTAGTGGCTGGAGCACGAAGGAAATGGCCGAGCGTAGCGGTACCAGCGTCAAGAACATTGAGAAGCACAGAGCCGCCATCAGACGCAAGGCGGGAATTCCCCGAAGCGTGTCGTTAACGGTTTACCTCAAAGGGCTGGTCAGGTTGGCATGAGCGTGCCCATCGGCACTTATTGAATGTAACGACCAAGCTTCTCCAAGACCCGCAAGTATCAGTAGGGTTCAAGTAGGGTTACTGTTGTAAAAACCCCCTATAGCTTTGAAAATCAAATCCCAAAGCTAATTATCATGAAAAAACATTACTCACTTATCCATCGGGCGGCTGTAGTATTCCTCGTCCTTGGCGCCTACTTCTTACAGACTTCTTCGGTAATGGCCACCATGACCTATTGCTACGAACCGTGTGGTGAAGAGAGTGACTTTCGGCAGACAACGGAAGGCTTAGACCGGCCTTCAGGTTTAGAGAACGATGCGATTCTTAACCTCAATTCCACCACAGTAAACCTTGCTTTTTCTATTGGTTCAAGCGCTGTCACTCAGATTGGAGGAACCGTTAAAGACAGCGATGGCAATTACATCGTTACCGGTGGGTTTACAGGCACCATAGAGTTTGGCAGCCAAACCATCACCTCCAGCAAGGATTACGATTTTTTCATAGCGAAATATGACAACAGCGGTGATCCGGTTTGGATAAGGACCGCAACTGGTCTGGTCAATTTGCCAGACTATCTTTCTGTTGATGGTGGCATTGCACTTACGGTTAATCCGACCACGGGCGAGATATATGTAGGCGGCACCTTCGTTAAGTCCATGCAATTTTTGGACGGAGATCAAGCAGTTGTCGCTTCGCTCAGTGACGGTCGGAACGATAACCTCGTCAACTACGAACTTTTTGTGGCGAAATATGATGCCGCTGGTGAGTTGGAATGGGCATTGGGTGGCGAGAGCGGAAGCAATGCTGCAGCTAGCAACCTCAACGAGGGCCGCAACATGATCACGAGCATCATTCTCGATGACGATGGATATCCGTATGTAGGAGGGCGTTTTTCAGGGACAAACCTCTTCGGAGAAACGGTAAGTGTGAGCGGAATGGGCGACTTCTTCTTGGCTTCGCTCGACTCGGACGGGAGCTCGCCATTCTGGGTTTCTATTGCAGGAACGCCTGGCGATGATGTTATCACTTCGCTTTCCATAGATGGTTTAGGCTACATCAACGTGCTTGGGGTGCTTGGTGAAGGACTTGTGGAATTCCCTAATTCGTCTGTTACATACGAGAACGGAACGGGCAACTACGACACGTTTGTGATGAGCTACGACATAAATGGCGACTGGTATTACGTGAGTTTCCTTGGAGCTGGCGAAGAGGTGGTTGGCAACGATGTTGCAAGCAATCTTGACGGCAGTATGTTCGTTGCGGGCCAATTTAAAGGAGAGGCAAGCTTTGTCGGTTCAAATATTGTTCTTGAATCGGATAGCGCGATTGATTGTGTCTTCCTAGTAAAATATGACTTACAAGGAGACGCCCTATGGGCAGTACGAAGTGGTGGTACGCATTACGCGAAAGCCAATCGTGTGGTCAACGATGCCGAGGGCAACGCCTATGTGTATGGTATATTCAGTGAGATGGCCATCTTCGGTATTGAGACAGCCGCGCCCGATACGCTTTACTCTAACGGCATCACGGACATGTTCCTCATGAAGTATGACGCTGATGGAAATTATCAATGGGTGCGAAGATTGGATGGAAGCGAGACGGAGAGTCTCGACCTCATTTCAAGTCTTGAGAACAACATTAGAAGCAACCCAACGCAGATGGTTTACAGTGATGTAAATGGTCCAGAGATCATCCTCAGCGGAGATTTCAATGGCACACTATTCGGACTCACAGCACCAACCGATGTGCGCCTCGGTTTTGTGGCTGCTATTGATGTGTCAGAGATTGTAACGGGTGTAGATGAGAATGCAGTTGCTAGCATCGGTCTGCTCGCTTATCCGAATCCGATGAACGGTGAAGGAATCGTGCAATTCTCATTAGATAGAACAGAAGTAGTTACAGCGGAGCTCACCAATGCTATTGGTCAAAAGGTTAGCACGCTTGCTTCAGGTTCATTCGGTACCGGACAGCATCGCGTTTCCATTGATCGAAACCAACTCGTAAGTGGCATTTACTTCTGCACCATCAATACATCACAAACTAGCGAGACGGTTCGCTTGGTTTTACTGTAAGCATTAGCATTGGCTGTAAGACAAGACCGAAAGAAAATTTTCCTTTCGGTCTTTCTTTTTTGCGTGACACCGTTTAGCATGGGCCCTTCCTTAATTGCTAAACGTTCTAACTTCGCGTTATGAGCGGTTCAACCTACAAGCGGCCATTACAACCAGCGCCAGCAAAACTTTACGAGAACGGGAAGTTCAGTTATGCCTCGTTCGATGGGCCGATATCAAACCCGAATCTGATAGATGCTGAACAGCCGTATCAACTTCCGCTGCCGCGATTACTGAAATGGATGCAGCTACGCGAATGGCAGGCTTTTCAGATAAGCAATGGAACGCACTTTGTAATGGTGGCGATCTATAATGCGAAGAAGATCTCGTTGCTACAGTTCATCGTTTACGATATCATCAACAACAAAAAATACCGTTACGAGAAGAAGGTAGCGCCTTGGTCTATTGATGTGGCAACGGGCTTGTTCGGAACAGAATCGAGCTACATCAGCAAGAATTTCAGCGTAGTTGCCAAGCATGATCTGAACAATAATTTGCTCGAACTCACGGCTTCCATCCGAAACCAGAAAGGATTGCCAGATGTGGAGGCGAAATTCAAAGGCATTCACGACACAAAACGCTACGAACCGATGGTGGTGTGCATGCCGTTTTCAGAGAAAAAGGCCATGTATTCGCACAAATGTCTGATGCCGGTTTCAGGGAGCATTCAGTTCGGGAAGGATGTAATTCCGTTCCCCGAGAAGATCAGCCAACTCATCATTGACGATCACAAAGGCTACTATCCATACCCGACCGTTTACGATTGGGTAACAGGAATGGGCCGCGATGCGGAAGGCAAACTGATTGGTTTCAATTGCACCGACAATCAGATTCTCGATCACGAAAAGAACAACGAGAATTGCCTTTGGCACGATGGAAAGTTGAGTGTGCTTCCACCCATAAAGGTCACGCGACCTGATGGTTATAAAGGCATTTGGTTCGTGAAAGACGAATACGGCACGATCGATCTGCAATTCCGTCCAGTCATTCACACAGCCGTGGACGTGAATCTGCTCATTCTGCGAAGCAAATACCAAGGCCCGTACGGTTTCTTCAATGGCTTCATCAAAAACCGCGATGGAGAGAAGATTGAGATAAAGGAAATGTTCGGAATGGGCGAGGATTTTTATCTGCGAGCTTGAATTAATTGAAAGTTAATTGCCTCGGATGCTGATTGAATGGTTACCAAAACTATTTTCGCACCAAAATCAAACATATGTTATCTGACAAAATTTCTCTTGTGGTTTTTGATATGGCTGGAACCACGATGGTTGACAATGGCGAGATCGAGGATTGTTTTCTTGAGGCCTGCGTTCAAAATGGATTGAACGTAAGTCGAGCACAGATCAATGCCATGATGGGTTGGTCTAAGATTGTGGTTTTCCAAACTTTCTGGAAAAAGAAACTGGGAGAAAACCATCCTGATCTGGAAGACAAAGTGGAGGAATCTTACAACACTTTCCGCGATCTTTTGGAAGCTCACTACGAAGAAACAGACCAGCATCCTACAGTTGGCGCGTTGGAAACAATGGCTTGGTTGCGCGATAATGGCGTGAAAGTGGCTTTGACTACCGGTTTTTACCGAGAAGTAACAGATATCATATTGGAGAAATTGGGATGGGATGAAGGCTTGGATGAGAATTACGTGTCCACCGGCAGTTCAATTATTGACATGTCTATCACTTCTGACGAAGTTCAAAAAGGCCGTCCGCATCCGTTCATGATCCAAAAAGCCATGAAGCAATTCGGAATCACAGACCCGAAAAAAGTGGTGAAAATCGGAGATACGCCTGTTGATCTTGCCGCTGGCCGAAATGCAAAATGCCTGTACAGCCTAGCGGTAACGAATGGTTCGCATACTGAGGCAGAACTTTCTAGGTTGGACAATGACGGATTGCTGCCAACAGTTGGGCATTTGAAAGGCTTCTTGATTGAGAAGCTTGGATTGAAAAATGCCTGATAATTCCATTGAAAAAACGGTCGAAGAGGTTTTCGGCCTCTTCAAAAAGCACGGCAATGCCGATTATATCGGTGAGGCCATTTCACAATTAGAACATGCTTGTCAGGCAGCGCAATGTGCCGAAAAGGAAGGCTTCGCAGAAGAAGTCATTCTGGCTGCGCTATTCCACGATATTGGTCATCTCTGCGAAATGAACGGAGACAAACCAAACATGGGCGGTTATGGCGTGATGGAACATGAAAAACTCGGTGCCGATTTTCTTCGTGCGCGAGGTTTCTCCGAAAATGTGGCGAAACTCGTTCAAAGCCATGTGGCAGCTAAGCGCTATTTGTGCTATGCCGATGTAGATTATTATGGCAAACTTTCCGAAGCATCCAAGAAAACACTCGAATATCAAGGTGGAATAATGAGTGCCGAAGAAGCTGTCGCGTTTGAAGAAGATCCGCTTTGCGCAACCATCAT is part of the Flavobacteriales bacterium genome and harbors:
- a CDS encoding histidine kinase; translation: MKTAISFLTGILICFAALAQQPFSYPLTPDEIPSKEVYRILQDQEGYIWIGCNAGLFRYDGAAFKQYSNPEMSGRALSNLELDAKGNLWCGSFTGQIFRVENDSLKLFVDWSSKQKQFPSFGTSQDGVWLSSDNGIYHASDNGKTTHFKLPGSERQEIDIIFNDGQGEVITYFRGTGFHKLNSITGQAIPLSFAPISPTLSEGRCYFTKWKGMTLVLWQQVSNGKSVWLEIKEDRVALFEGFQAEPITARVNRICSDRQNRLWVCTNAGAMVFDGSETKTYFPDQRVSDVMEDREGTLWFTTLDNGILAMPSIGIRTYGKALFGKKLSNSTSLTLDASGQILMGNFDGAVITFNPKSETIRPFLEPKNGMHRTVERLQFEDGKLLAARGSFSIWKNGQIDEISVGGNAKDFVRWEGDTILIATVTELAKLHPTVDRKWERKQLREGFCRKVVITSKGEIWAAFKDGVYYGNDLNLVPFLKDGKPVFAADIQIDSLDNVWIATISNGLFKVSEGKIIEEFNTSNGLGSDNLHCMALANDTVWIAHANGLDRFINGKFTHFGLLDGMPLKEVNDMLVSNGNVYLASHNGLTVVPSASIPTNATPPKLITNAISLGDSLISNSENASYNYTFNELKVDLSVLAFRSRGSCKVKYRLLGLDTNWAEQTGNHIEIVYNALPAGSFQFEAFALNEDDVQSEELVSFSFTINPPFWQTWWFYLLVAALSIALVSGLFLLRIRHINRKAALEHAVVTSKLTALRSQMNPHFLFNALNSIQELVLSKDTKNAIRYLGTFSGLTRTILENSAKETVRLSEEIDMLNQYLELEKLRFGDTLEISMVIGPEIDAQGTRIPPMLIQPYVENALKHGLLHLQENRKLVLEFEENGGVLQVTIEDNGVGRAKAEEFAKQKKKHRSFSSEATENRLQAMKNGKGISGSVEVIDLYENHVASGTKVILTIPIH
- a CDS encoding T9SS type A sorting domain-containing protein — its product is MKTTITSIFSLFALPLLAQVTIDQSSFPRPAGFVDNGVQAVSNGVALPTHGDNQTWDYGGLVSALPTTTVYYDASGDSDFPTALNHRDQQLSFQGFPIPASLYEAVDADGWYEQGRVLQESINSISFMTGGANDELNFPAQVQTYEGRLNLLDFPVQYEDTWTQSNIEYTQFELTVAAYSLNNTPGQQKRTNTHVRTVVGQGQLTIPDVNGNPSGALDAVLIKVERAVLDSFFLGGQLAPAPLLNTFGLTQGSIFEEEYYVFYVPGYITTALNINLDEQGAVSTVFYRPGAAELSTSIGDDLSFNAMKMYPNPVAAGDVMNVELQDKTDATTIELFDMTGRQVFSTPVSTSSGVARVALPTNLSVGMYNMVVRSVDTSVLSVSKLMVK
- the lnt gene encoding apolipoprotein N-acyltransferase, yielding MTRQTFTYSILSGILLGLANNEVFGLPMALLAWVALVPVLLALRQAQGFVGYFFTGYVFSLVYLFIAMFSFLTAYFVGGAVLIAVGALQFSLPFVVSYFLQNRVGWKRSLFILPLLWPVVEWFVLESALSMPLFAMYISQAPMLWLVQHIDIFGYSAISFWLVLLNVLIAIVIADTSTNATGKVRLKKLFTIAFAMFMPPLAYAFFIHSSLEDNLDEKVTVSLIQSGNAPHLLVTDSAMTMNVMKYAELTTSAVEQSSSDLVIWPEGAMPVPIIERKVAREQLMINVLKWNTPLLTGCLDRKLYESVEETPALQQYLDRDYEVYNSAAMLTPQLAWRHLKNGLDISSLKLYHKQQLMPFTEYVPYSDKWPCLSKLTIDLGDGANFSAGEGPTSLLFATRDERVVKVSPIICWDIFYPLPSIKAAREGKNFIAALTNESRLDDLPTIAYEVECFTRLRSIETRRSIAKCGTTGRTFFTDPFGRVYGKVPTQQAVSSTEEVQLSKTRTVYSRWPQWFPIFCAIGSVSMFIISFKTENKFLG
- a CDS encoding tetratricopeptide repeat protein produces the protein MEKQIHKLNEEAWSLRISDRSRSHELASEALKLAEESKSRNEILQAKLTLASGANFRMELDLSTKLLEEVDVYIRDETPRTIVARYLHQRCYWHFQKAEFQEVLKVGREMIEFINGKGLHDERAWVLTTMGIVHQRMAQSHLALNSYRQAEELLQKVGDRSQLSNVKMSIGTALGELEKKAEAQEMFKEALNLRLSVGGDFHAGMIIGNMAKIYYQTGDYPKSLLRWGEAIELLRKAGGMPFWAQSVAGRADTLRAMGKIEEAETELKGAIEESDKIPALILINVHMALARIYADSQRWEFSLNTLRDAEALVTESTDHSQLFDLYTGFHMVFKALGITNEALEYHERMYYHRERHLNELSLKRLAEWEALYDLQRTRERDRKLLEKTKTMQEELAEVINERDALLDRVSKCDTLLDEMLALIPAKAKGRIERLVRNARKLEQDQISDAVLQTRISEAHPTLTVAELRTCTMIVSGWSTKEMAERSGTSVKNIEKHRAAIRRKAGIPRSVSLTVYLKGLVRLA
- a CDS encoding T9SS type A sorting domain-containing protein, which gives rise to MKKHYSLIHRAAVVFLVLGAYFLQTSSVMATMTYCYEPCGEESDFRQTTEGLDRPSGLENDAILNLNSTTVNLAFSIGSSAVTQIGGTVKDSDGNYIVTGGFTGTIEFGSQTITSSKDYDFFIAKYDNSGDPVWIRTATGLVNLPDYLSVDGGIALTVNPTTGEIYVGGTFVKSMQFLDGDQAVVASLSDGRNDNLVNYELFVAKYDAAGELEWALGGESGSNAAASNLNEGRNMITSIILDDDGYPYVGGRFSGTNLFGETVSVSGMGDFFLASLDSDGSSPFWVSIAGTPGDDVITSLSIDGLGYINVLGVLGEGLVEFPNSSVTYENGTGNYDTFVMSYDINGDWYYVSFLGAGEEVVGNDVASNLDGSMFVAGQFKGEASFVGSNIVLESDSAIDCVFLVKYDLQGDALWAVRSGGTHYAKANRVVNDAEGNAYVYGIFSEMAIFGIETAAPDTLYSNGITDMFLMKYDADGNYQWVRRLDGSETESLDLISSLENNIRSNPTQMVYSDVNGPEIILSGDFNGTLFGLTAPTDVRLGFVAAIDVSEIVTGVDENAVASIGLLAYPNPMNGEGIVQFSLDRTEVVTAELTNAIGQKVSTLASGSFGTGQHRVSIDRNQLVSGIYFCTINTSQTSETVRLVLL
- a CDS encoding DUF2804 domain-containing protein; this translates as MSGSTYKRPLQPAPAKLYENGKFSYASFDGPISNPNLIDAEQPYQLPLPRLLKWMQLREWQAFQISNGTHFVMVAIYNAKKISLLQFIVYDIINNKKYRYEKKVAPWSIDVATGLFGTESSYISKNFSVVAKHDLNNNLLELTASIRNQKGLPDVEAKFKGIHDTKRYEPMVVCMPFSEKKAMYSHKCLMPVSGSIQFGKDVIPFPEKISQLIIDDHKGYYPYPTVYDWVTGMGRDAEGKLIGFNCTDNQILDHEKNNENCLWHDGKLSVLPPIKVTRPDGYKGIWFVKDEYGTIDLQFRPVIHTAVDVNLLILRSKYQGPYGFFNGFIKNRDGEKIEIKEMFGMGEDFYLRA
- a CDS encoding HAD hydrolase-like protein produces the protein MLSDKISLVVFDMAGTTMVDNGEIEDCFLEACVQNGLNVSRAQINAMMGWSKIVVFQTFWKKKLGENHPDLEDKVEESYNTFRDLLEAHYEETDQHPTVGALETMAWLRDNGVKVALTTGFYREVTDIILEKLGWDEGLDENYVSTGSSIIDMSITSDEVQKGRPHPFMIQKAMKQFGITDPKKVVKIGDTPVDLAAGRNAKCLYSLAVTNGSHTEAELSRLDNDGLLPTVGHLKGFLIEKLGLKNA
- a CDS encoding HDIG domain-containing protein, which codes for MPDNSIEKTVEEVFGLFKKHGNADYIGEAISQLEHACQAAQCAEKEGFAEEVILAALFHDIGHLCEMNGDKPNMGGYGVMEHEKLGADFLRARGFSENVAKLVQSHVAAKRYLCYADVDYYGKLSEASKKTLEYQGGIMSAEEAVAFEEDPLCATIIRMRHWDEMAKEIGVPLPNMKQYEKMAQNHLDNR